Sequence from the Bacteroidetes bacterium SB0662_bin_6 genome:
GGATTGGAAGGACTGGTCCAAACCGATTCGTACCGCACCCGCGCCGCCGACATCGCCCGGTCCATTGCCAACGAAGACGGTATTGGCCGCGCCATCGAGATCATCACCGGCGGGTAGTCCATGTATTCTATATATTTAGCCCACCAAGGACGCGGCCTGCATCCCTTTCGATAGGAACCACGAGGCGCGCCCATGCATCATTTTCGCAAGCAAACCATCGTCCCATGCGTAATCCCGTTCACAAACCAGCACTCTTTCTGGCGCTTTGCGCCCTGATTCTGGCCGGCGGCTGCGCCGGAGAGGAAGACGCTCCGGAAGCTGCCGATACACAGCCGACTCCCGCCATACGCATCGTCTTCTTCGGGGACTCCATCACCGAAGCGGGCGTCTTTCCGGGAGGATATGTCACCCTGGTGTCGGAAGCCCTGACGGAACAATACCCCGGGGGCACGGTCGAGGTGATCGGCGCGGGCATAAGCGGGCATAAGGTGCCCGATCTGCAGGAACGACTTGATCGCGATGTGCTGGTCCACGATCCCACGCATGTGGTGATCTATATCGGCATCAACGATGTCTGGCATTTCTATGAATTCGATCATGTCACGGGCACGGAACGGGAAGTGTTCGAGGAAGGATTGCACGATCTGATCTCGACCATGCAGCGTGCGGGTGTGCATGTCTCCCTGTGTACCCCCAGCGTGATCGGGGAAGACCCGGCCAGCGACACGGAGGTCAATCAGGCACTCATGGAATACGCGGATATTTCACGCGCTGTGGCGGAGGCTTCCGGAGCTACCCTGTGCGACTTGCGGGCTGCGTTCGAGGATCATCTCGCAGCACACAATCCCGACAAACACTACGAGGGCGTGCTGACGACAGACGGCGTGCACCTCAACGAGGAGGGTAACCGGTTCGTCGCCGACCTGATGCTGCAACACCTCGAACGGCTACTCGAGCAGTGAGGCGCAAAGCCGGCCGGACTGCACGCTACCGGGGATACTTTTTCATGTCCTTGCGGGCCTGCACCAGTTCCGCCGAGTATTGCTTGCTGCGTTCCCGGAACGAAGCGATCCGGGCTGCCTGCGAGGCGTCCTCAATCAGGTTGCGCTCCTCCGCGGAATCGTTGACCAGATCGAACAACTGCTCGAAATCCGGCGCTCTCCCTTCGAAATCCACATCTTCCGCGGTGTACTGTGACGTATCGCTACGGAAATAACGGACATACTTCCAGTCCTTCGTCCGAACCGCCTCGATAAACGGTCCCGTACGTAACAGAAAGAGGCTTTCAAGGAATATCTCGTCCCGCCATGCCGCCTCGGGATCCTCGATAAGCGGGCGCAGGCTGCGGCCCTGCATGGTCTGCGGCACATCGAGACCGGCGTAGGAAACGATGGTCGCGGGCACATCGATGCTGAGTGCAAGCTCGTCGATTGTGGCGCCGCGCCCGCCTGCCGGTGTTCGGGGATCGTACACGATGAGCGGAACGCGCGTAGCCACATCGTAGAGCAGGGATTTGCCGCCCATCGAATACTCGCCCATCAACAAACCGTGATCGCTCGAAAAGATGATGATCGTGTTGTCCGCCAGACCCCGTCGCTCGAGGCTCTCGCGCAGTTTGCCGACCGCGATATCCAATCCATGGATCAACTGGTAGTAACGAATATGGTACTCACGCAGCACATCGTCGCCGGCGTAGCTATAGGAATACGTCGTCATCCGCCCTTCGCGCGGGTGCACGTCCAGCGAAATATGCTGCGCCGTATCGTCTCCCCGGGAAGCCGGAAGCACAATCCCCCGATCCCGGTACAGGGAGCCGTACACCGGGTGATCCGCCAGTTCGGGATGCGTGTTCGCAGGCGTGAACATACGGTTGAGACCCTGTTCGTCCGGATAAAGCATAGTGCCGGAAATGGATCCGTGCGGGGCCGAAAAACTGACCGATAGCATAAACGGACGGTCGGCGGGCGCCTGATCGAGAAAACGCTCGATGCTCTCGCTCATAATCGGGGTCACGATCTCGCCTTCCGAGTCATGGTAGATGGCGAGATGATCGAATTCCCTGGGCCAGAACCGCGCCCAGTCGTCATGGCCCCGCCAGAAATCGAACTTTTCGAGCGGGCTGCCGCGAAACGAATACTGCTGGAGACCGATTTTCCCGACGAATCCGACGTGATAGCCCGCTTTGCGCAAGAGCGCGGAATAGGTCTGATTCCACTGGGTTTCCGAAAGCACATTTGGCGACGAGAAACCGATCTGATGCACGCGCTCGTACTGGCCGTTCATGAAACTTACGCGGCTCGGCATGCACACCGGCGCCACGACATGGGCTTCGGTGAACCGGGCGCCGTCCCGCGCAAGCCGGTCGATGTGGGGCGTCTCAAGCACAGGGTGACCGGCAATCCCGAGAGCGTCTGCCCGCTGATCGTCGGTCAGAAGAAAAATGATGTTCGGGCGAGATGCCTCGGGTGCAGACGAAGGCGTTTGCGCCTGGCAGAAAGCGGGCGACCCGGAGAAAAAAAGCAGGGCAAAGCCCGCAAATAGATAGACTGAAAAAAAACAGGTGAAACGCATAGCGCATTCGCTTTTATGACGATACCCGGACAGGCAGATGGAACTATTACCCTTGAGCGCCGGACCAGGAAATAAACTACACAGGGAGAGTATTAATAATTAAAGTTATGTTTGCGGCGGTGCAAGCGCCGGAAAGGACTGCGGATCCATAGAGAAAACCCGCCAGTGAATGGCCGGGAGCAAACTTCAATCTGGTCCATATAGCATTTTTTTGTAATTATGCATTCGAAATGCATAATTGCAACGCACATATAGCTGGCATCCCTCGTCGCTGATGACCCCGCTCCGCTTAGGTATACTCGCACCCATCGTTTCCTTTGTCGCCTTCGCATTCGTCGGCTGTGGCAACGCAAACGACCCTTCCGGGCCGAATCCGGCCCCGCTCCCCAATATCGTCTGGATCATCTCCGACGATCAATCCTTTACCGATTTCGGCTTCATGGGGCATGACGTGGTGCAAACCCCGCAGATCGACGACCTCGCCGCGCAATCGCTGGTCTTTCGCCATGGCTACAATCCGACCAGTCTGTGCCGTCCCAGTCTGGCTACGATGATCACGGGCAGGCACCAGCATGAGCATGGACTGACCTTCAACGACCCCGAACCCGGAGTACGCAGAGGCATAGCGAACCAACTCCTTCTGCAGCAACGCCCCGCCCCCTCGCTCCTGGCGGAAGCAGGCTATGTAAGCCTGCAGACCGGCAAGTTCTGGGAAGGCTCCTACCGGAACGGCGGCTTCAGCGAAGGCATGACCGTCGGAGAACGCCACGGCGACCTCGGGCTCACCATAGGCCGGGAGGGGATGGAGCCGATTCGCGATTTCGTGCAGCGGCACAAGGACGAGCCCATGTTCATATGGTATGCGCCGTTCCTGCCGCACCTGCCCCACAACGCCCCCGCCGAATACGAGGCGCCGTTCGCCGACCTCGGCCTGCACGAATTAACGTTGCACTACTATGCGAGCATTCTCTGGTTCGACACGACCGTGGGCGAACTGATCGACCTGATGAAAGAGGAAGGCGAATATGAAGAAACGATTTTTATCTTCATTGTCGACAATGGCTGGGTGATCGCGGAAAACGAAGCGGATCGGTTGGTCGACCGCAGCGATGGGACCATCCGCCCTCCACACTGGAAAAGCAAGCAGTCCCAGTACGACCTGGGCGTGCGCACACCCGTCCTGCTGCATTGGCCCGGCCATATCGCACCCGGAATTTCCTACGAACTTGTCAGCTCGATCGACTTATTACCAACAAGCCTTGCAGCGGCAGGACTCGATATCCCCGAAAGCCTTCCGGGATTGAACCTCCTGCCGAGAGCCTTGCACGGCGAGCCGCTCGCGCGCAACGCCGTATTCGGCAGCATTTTCAGACATACGGCCAAAGAATGGGACCGTCCGGACGCCAACCTGTTCTTTCGCTGGATCCGTGCCGCAGA
This genomic interval carries:
- a CDS encoding SGNH/GDSL hydrolase family protein — protein: MRNPVHKPALFLALCALILAGGCAGEEDAPEAADTQPTPAIRIVFFGDSITEAGVFPGGYVTLVSEALTEQYPGGTVEVIGAGISGHKVPDLQERLDRDVLVHDPTHVVIYIGINDVWHFYEFDHVTGTEREVFEEGLHDLISTMQRAGVHVSLCTPSVIGEDPASDTEVNQALMEYADISRAVAEASGATLCDLRAAFEDHLAAHNPDKHYEGVLTTDGVHLNEEGNRFVADLMLQHLERLLEQ
- a CDS encoding sulfatase-like hydrolase/transferase → MRFTCFFSVYLFAGFALLFFSGSPAFCQAQTPSSAPEASRPNIIFLLTDDQRADALGIAGHPVLETPHIDRLARDGARFTEAHVVAPVCMPSRVSFMNGQYERVHQIGFSSPNVLSETQWNQTYSALLRKAGYHVGFVGKIGLQQYSFRGSPLEKFDFWRGHDDWARFWPREFDHLAIYHDSEGEIVTPIMSESIERFLDQAPADRPFMLSVSFSAPHGSISGTMLYPDEQGLNRMFTPANTHPELADHPVYGSLYRDRGIVLPASRGDDTAQHISLDVHPREGRMTTYSYSYAGDDVLREYHIRYYQLIHGLDIAVGKLRESLERRGLADNTIIIFSSDHGLLMGEYSMGGKSLLYDVATRVPLIVYDPRTPAGGRGATIDELALSIDVPATIVSYAGLDVPQTMQGRSLRPLIEDPEAAWRDEIFLESLFLLRTGPFIEAVRTKDWKYVRYFRSDTSQYTAEDVDFEGRAPDFEQLFDLVNDSAEERNLIEDASQAARIASFRERSKQYSAELVQARKDMKKYPR
- a CDS encoding sulfatase yields the protein MTPLRLGILAPIVSFVAFAFVGCGNANDPSGPNPAPLPNIVWIISDDQSFTDFGFMGHDVVQTPQIDDLAAQSLVFRHGYNPTSLCRPSLATMITGRHQHEHGLTFNDPEPGVRRGIANQLLLQQRPAPSLLAEAGYVSLQTGKFWEGSYRNGGFSEGMTVGERHGDLGLTIGREGMEPIRDFVQRHKDEPMFIWYAPFLPHLPHNAPAEYEAPFADLGLHELTLHYYASILWFDTTVGELIDLMKEEGEYEETIFIFIVDNGWVIAENEADRLVDRSDGTIRPPHWKSKQSQYDLGVRTPVLLHWPGHIAPGISYELVSSIDLLPTSLAAAGLDIPESLPGLNLLPRALHGEPLARNAVFGSIFRHTAKEWDRPDANLFFRWIRAADWKLILPEIENEPLELYHIAEDPLENMNLAHHPEQAERIRELRVRLDAWWSPVAESKDKSNK